In Hallerella succinigenes, the following are encoded in one genomic region:
- a CDS encoding GDSL-type esterase/lipase family protein, with protein MKKLAASLLFVAAMSAISVSDTTSFTIHIVGDSTVCDYKASAYPQTGWGQVIGSFFDGSRVKINNVAIGGRSSKTFVQEGRLNSLKSSMQAGDFMLIQFGHNDRYFGTNARQVPFDSLGYWLQQYVDAAKEVGVTPIFVTPMNMNMGTNGRNIFTEYNVVAKMLELAKSNGVPYVDLNTKSYNAYSKTWNASYVSRYQFKYFLVGEYPNYPNGVTNDGTTHFQESGSIAHCQWIVEELENALSEAYLSTDSKTQLAKLVSAIKPRYSFTVKANVSNSNGLITHNQELPGGAPLTLHVSPGSFGKTFQGWYDDDCNLLSTDSNYYGQTTLYRAATYTAIFEGGSACSTTPHSEETTSSSSFAESSSSSAESSSSAVCSKLIATEAWKSPIDMVYPEEGVGTTDTNHLDYKGLGFYNISNELSSVATFKLQSDQSASDAKLMIRYSNGGSTSRPMKVTVDYGVFELDFPPTADWDTWDTVYVDSLWLDAVPFNFKMESLTSDGGPNIDMIAFDISGVYREGCTPCEDLTPSSSASESAEFSSSSETDGILTVSKTMGVSLDMQNLKISTPGGILKVSVVDALGHSVFSSEKTVSAGEVDLIPAEKTLSKGRYFAKVSLHGKTVAMVPFYVKSR; from the coding sequence ATGAAAAAATTAGCGGCTTCTCTTTTATTTGTCGCAGCCATGTCTGCGATCTCGGTGAGTGACACGACGTCTTTTACCATTCACATTGTGGGCGATTCCACGGTTTGCGATTATAAGGCTTCGGCTTACCCGCAGACCGGTTGGGGCCAGGTCATTGGCAGTTTCTTTGACGGCTCCCGGGTGAAGATCAATAATGTGGCAATCGGTGGTCGCAGTTCCAAGACTTTCGTCCAGGAAGGTCGATTGAATAGTCTTAAGTCGAGTATGCAGGCAGGCGACTTTATGTTGATCCAGTTCGGACATAACGACCGCTACTTTGGAACGAATGCGCGACAGGTTCCGTTTGATTCCCTCGGTTATTGGCTGCAACAGTATGTGGATGCGGCTAAAGAAGTCGGCGTAACACCGATCTTTGTAACGCCGATGAACATGAATATGGGAACGAACGGCCGTAATATTTTTACCGAGTACAATGTCGTTGCCAAAATGCTTGAACTTGCCAAGTCCAATGGTGTTCCCTATGTGGACTTGAACACAAAATCCTATAACGCTTACAGCAAAACCTGGAACGCCTCTTACGTTTCCCGTTACCAGTTCAAGTACTTCCTCGTCGGGGAATATCCAAACTATCCAAACGGCGTCACGAACGATGGAACGACGCACTTTCAGGAATCGGGTTCGATCGCTCATTGCCAATGGATTGTGGAAGAACTTGAAAATGCTTTGAGTGAAGCTTATCTTTCGACCGATTCCAAGACTCAGCTCGCAAAGCTTGTCTCGGCGATTAAACCGCGTTACAGCTTCACGGTCAAGGCGAATGTTTCGAATAGCAACGGTCTGATTACCCACAACCAGGAACTTCCGGGAGGCGCTCCGCTGACTTTGCACGTGAGCCCGGGAAGCTTCGGTAAAACCTTCCAAGGCTGGTACGATGACGACTGCAATCTGCTTTCGACAGATTCGAACTATTACGGCCAAACGACCCTCTACCGCGCAGCGACCTATACCGCAATCTTTGAAGGGGGCAGCGCCTGTTCCACGACGCCTCACAGCGAAGAAACAACTTCTAGCTCCTCTTTTGCAGAAAGCTCAAGCAGCAGCGCAGAATCTTCGAGTTCCGCCGTCTGTTCCAAGCTAATCGCGACAGAGGCTTGGAAATCTCCGATTGACATGGTCTATCCGGAAGAAGGTGTGGGCACGACCGATACGAACCATCTCGACTACAAGGGTCTTGGATTCTACAACATCAGCAATGAACTTTCGAGCGTCGCCACGTTCAAACTGCAATCCGACCAGTCCGCATCGGATGCAAAGCTCATGATCCGCTATTCCAACGGAGGATCCACATCGAGACCGATGAAGGTGACTGTGGACTACGGCGTCTTTGAACTGGACTTCCCGCCGACCGCCGACTGGGATACTTGGGATACCGTTTACGTGGACAGCCTTTGGCTCGATGCGGTTCCGTTCAACTTCAAGATGGAATCCTTGACTTCGGATGGTGGCCCGAATATCGACATGATCGCTTTCGACATCAGCGGTGTGTACCGTGAAGGCTGTACCCCGTGTGAAGATTTGACGCCTTCTTCTTCGGCGTCCGAATCGGCAGAATTCTCCTCTTCGAGCGAAACGGATGGCATTTTGACGGTTTCGAAGACGATGGGAGTTTCTCTTGATATGCAGAACCTGAAAATTTCGACTCCGGGCGGAATTCTGAAGGTTTCCGTCGTGGATGCCCTCGGTCACAGCGTCTTTTCGTCGGAAAAAACCGTTTCTGCCGGGGAAGTGGACCTGATTCCTGCCGAAAAGACGCTTTCAAAGGGCCGTTACTTTGCTAAGGTGTCCCTTCACGGAAAAACGGTCGCGATGGTACCGTTCTATGTGAAATCCCGCTAA
- a CDS encoding GDSL-type esterase/lipase family protein, with the protein MFSRIWQAVVIATMLFSVAVWAKITIYMCGDSTMQDWNDGYYPKRGIGQDFSAFWNADFVNVVNMGKGGTYAMGYYQNFWPSIKSNLKSGDFVVIQFGINDRTYSNEADFVTATTAMAQEALDAGATPIIINPVRRSDYRCSVTSERYSVCDGSMVPDSIYESYHGYPIRAREIAASLGVPLIDMDTLSRNYLLSVGQYYALHYVNMYLDAGEYTTYAKGNSDNLHLQQNGATVFGRIVTEQMRVHSDAKVRALSKYLAPMYQLTVKVSPKGSDSTTTISSYYPAGMPVTLKTIPKAGKTFEGWFDGNGNKCGNTSSAVQSPYICTITMGNASTQYTAVYSGGSAEHYTGDGAALATFPTGTPKTLEEAKPSDVVNVDTSVTYNKDIKSWFDAYAPDSGNGFSENNHLDFSGEGFFNFDNSLGSTANYQMLFPAAGYVTMGIRYSFSGSADREVNVYLDHDYYVTFKSTGSWDVWDTAWVNVDLANGEETLKLISTTYDGGPNIDAFGFSIAGVQRILAPGDTVYGAGEVDTSSTDSTDSTGVNDSTGISIPQIAKVFQLNGNKLTLASAANVNVKIFDMSGRMMANKTLSLSKGTSELPIEAWISRLGVYRIVVKKGAQMQSGNWALVR; encoded by the coding sequence ATGTTTAGCAGAATCTGGCAAGCAGTCGTGATAGCGACAATGTTGTTCTCTGTTGCTGTATGGGCGAAGATCACCATTTACATGTGTGGCGATTCCACCATGCAGGACTGGAATGATGGTTATTACCCGAAGCGCGGTATCGGTCAGGATTTCAGCGCTTTCTGGAATGCGGACTTTGTAAACGTAGTGAACATGGGCAAGGGCGGAACATACGCGATGGGTTACTATCAGAACTTTTGGCCTTCGATCAAGTCGAACCTCAAGTCCGGCGACTTTGTGGTTATCCAGTTCGGTATCAATGACCGCACTTACAGCAACGAAGCGGATTTTGTGACAGCGACGACGGCGATGGCGCAAGAAGCTCTCGATGCGGGAGCCACTCCGATCATCATCAATCCGGTGCGCCGTAGCGATTACCGCTGCTCTGTAACAAGCGAAAGGTATTCGGTCTGTGATGGAAGTATGGTGCCAGATTCTATTTATGAATCTTATCACGGTTATCCGATCCGTGCTCGCGAAATTGCAGCTTCCCTTGGCGTTCCGCTGATCGATATGGATACGCTTTCCCGCAACTATCTGCTTTCGGTGGGGCAGTATTATGCTTTGCATTATGTGAACATGTATTTGGATGCTGGTGAATATACGACCTATGCGAAAGGGAACAGTGACAATTTGCACTTGCAGCAGAACGGGGCGACGGTTTTTGGCCGTATTGTGACGGAGCAGATGCGCGTCCATTCCGACGCCAAAGTGAGGGCTCTTTCCAAGTACCTCGCCCCGATGTACCAGTTGACAGTGAAGGTGAGCCCGAAAGGCTCCGACTCTACGACGACCATCAGCAGCTACTATCCGGCTGGAATGCCCGTCACGCTCAAGACGATTCCGAAGGCGGGCAAGACCTTTGAAGGCTGGTTCGATGGAAATGGAAACAAGTGCGGCAATACCTCCAGCGCAGTCCAGTCGCCGTACATCTGCACGATTACCATGGGAAATGCTTCGACGCAATACACGGCGGTTTACAGCGGAGGCTCTGCAGAACATTACACGGGCGACGGTGCCGCTCTTGCCACGTTCCCCACAGGCACTCCGAAAACCTTGGAAGAAGCAAAGCCGTCAGACGTGGTGAACGTAGATACCTCGGTGACCTATAACAAGGATATCAAGAGCTGGTTCGACGCCTACGCTCCGGATTCCGGAAACGGCTTCTCGGAAAACAATCATCTGGATTTCAGCGGAGAAGGCTTCTTCAACTTTGACAATTCTTTGGGCTCTACTGCCAATTACCAGATGCTCTTTCCGGCTGCGGGTTATGTGACCATGGGCATTCGCTATTCCTTCTCCGGTTCTGCGGACCGTGAAGTGAACGTTTACCTCGATCACGATTACTATGTGACTTTCAAGTCAACGGGTAGCTGGGATGTTTGGGATACCGCTTGGGTGAATGTGGACCTGGCAAATGGGGAAGAAACGTTAAAGTTGATTTCGACGACGTATGACGGCGGCCCGAATATCGATGCGTTCGGCTTTAGCATTGCCGGAGTCCAGCGAATTCTCGCTCCGGGCGATACCGTTTACGGAGCCGGTGAAGTTGATACTTCTTCGACCGATTCGACGGATTCGACGGGTGTCAACGATTCGACGGGAATTTCCATACCGCAAATTGCGAAGGTTTTCCAGTTGAACGGCAATAAGCTGACTCTCGCTTCGGCAGCAAATGTGAACGTCAAAATTTTTGACATGAGCGGCCGCATGATGGCGAACAAGACGCTTTCCCTTTCGAAAGGAACTTCGGAACTGCCAATCGAAGCATGGATATCTCGTTTGGGCGTGTACCGCATCGTCGTAAAAAAAGGAGCTCAAATGCAGAGCGGAAACTGGGCGCTTGTTCGCTAA
- a CDS encoding T9SS type A sorting domain-containing protein, translating into MKKVTLGVCGSVLLGGLAVDSFAATAQMEKLGRGLSVANNGTGTFVSWRLLGTDEPTATFTLLRNGNEIAKISGSDPTSYVDASGSITDVYTLKDEKGNVSSTFITLPEYYKDNYGHATWTQVKLDPPADGVTPANESYSYTPNDMSVGDLDGDGEYELIVKWDPSNSKDNAQSGYTGNVYIDAYKLDGTKIWRIDLGRNIRAGAHYTQFLVYDFDGDGIAEIAMKTSDATVDGIGKVIGDANVDYRTTSGTIMSGNEFLTVFNGKTGAAITTIDYLPGRGLISGDTYGNRDNRMLAAVAYLDGVHPSMIFCRGYYTEAFIAAFDFDGKNLTRRWYSENPTAGQGLYGQGNHNLTVADINGDGFDEIIYGSAALKHDGTLLYRTGFGHGDAMHVSDMDPDREGLETYDVHEEFLAAIYTEELRDKDGKVIWGTLQATYGDGKGVDNGRGLAADIDSTNRGFEMWSGTSGGVRTVKGELLSTNKPSVNFRVYFSGDLQDELLDATGSGGSGGKIEKWNLTTKSVDRFLNLYGINNSTLNNYTKANPCLSADIFGDWREEIITRSSTDPSVVNIIVSNYTTPYRVYTLMHDLQYRESIVWQNVAYNQPPHLSYYLPDHVGENLKKPDISYAANLEEAPASMEFAKVFEASTPDTASVGFVETDHAGYLGEAYWNFENVAGSFTSYYLTSKSDTTATVAFVYANGGTSDRKMVVTMGENSYTVSFPPTGWDTWDTALVTVTVPQGDFTLTLSSATTDGGPNICVFAFDISTVGKQGEDLSGEDDTTAIQKTVVLHSSAYNPTFEILNTNASGMAKLEIFDMQGKSIRSISANVHVGENKVSLHKELLPAGIYMVKVSVNSKPVTVKKFTVNP; encoded by the coding sequence ATGAAAAAAGTAACCCTTGGTGTATGCGGAAGCGTACTGCTGGGTGGTTTAGCTGTGGATTCTTTTGCGGCAACAGCGCAGATGGAAAAACTCGGTCGCGGTCTGTCCGTTGCGAATAACGGAACGGGAACTTTTGTTTCCTGGCGCTTGCTAGGAACCGATGAACCGACGGCGACGTTTACGCTTTTGCGCAATGGAAATGAAATCGCCAAAATTTCGGGCAGCGATCCAACGTCCTATGTGGACGCATCCGGCTCCATTACAGACGTCTATACGTTAAAAGATGAAAAGGGAAATGTCTCTTCGACCTTTATCACCCTCCCTGAATATTACAAAGACAATTATGGGCACGCCACATGGACTCAGGTAAAGCTCGACCCGCCTGCGGATGGGGTGACTCCGGCGAATGAAAGCTATTCCTATACGCCGAACGATATGAGCGTGGGCGATTTGGACGGCGACGGCGAATACGAGCTGATTGTGAAATGGGATCCGTCCAATTCGAAGGATAACGCGCAGTCCGGATATACGGGCAATGTGTATATCGACGCATATAAATTGGATGGAACAAAAATTTGGAGAATCGACCTGGGAAGAAATATCCGTGCCGGTGCGCATTATACGCAGTTCCTCGTCTATGATTTTGACGGTGACGGCATTGCCGAAATAGCGATGAAGACGAGTGACGCGACGGTTGATGGCATTGGAAAAGTAATCGGGGACGCGAATGTGGATTACCGTACCACAAGCGGTACCATCATGAGCGGGAATGAATTCTTGACTGTATTTAACGGCAAGACGGGAGCGGCGATAACGACAATCGATTATCTGCCGGGACGAGGTCTGATTTCGGGCGATACCTATGGGAACCGTGACAACCGTATGCTCGCTGCGGTCGCCTATCTCGACGGCGTTCATCCGAGCATGATCTTTTGCCGTGGCTATTACACGGAAGCCTTTATTGCCGCATTCGATTTCGACGGCAAGAATCTGACCCGTCGCTGGTACAGTGAAAATCCGACAGCGGGGCAGGGCCTTTATGGCCAGGGGAACCACAACTTGACCGTTGCTGATATCAATGGCGATGGCTTTGACGAAATTATTTACGGTTCTGCCGCCCTGAAGCATGACGGAACGCTCCTTTATCGAACGGGGTTCGGTCATGGTGACGCTATGCACGTTTCGGATATGGATCCGGATCGTGAAGGGCTTGAAACTTATGACGTTCACGAAGAATTCCTTGCTGCAATTTATACGGAAGAACTCCGCGATAAGGATGGAAAAGTCATTTGGGGAACGTTGCAGGCGACTTATGGCGACGGCAAGGGTGTTGATAATGGTCGTGGTCTTGCCGCAGACATCGATTCTACGAACCGTGGTTTTGAAATGTGGTCTGGAACGAGTGGTGGCGTTCGCACGGTGAAGGGAGAACTCCTTTCGACAAACAAGCCGTCAGTGAACTTCCGCGTGTATTTTAGCGGAGACTTGCAGGATGAACTTTTGGACGCTACGGGAAGTGGCGGAAGTGGCGGTAAGATCGAAAAGTGGAATCTCACGACTAAAAGTGTGGATCGTTTCTTGAACCTTTACGGCATCAACAATAGTACTTTGAATAATTACACCAAGGCGAATCCTTGCCTTTCTGCGGATATCTTTGGCGACTGGCGCGAAGAAATCATCACCCGTAGCAGCACGGATCCGAGCGTGGTGAATATTATCGTTTCGAATTACACGACTCCGTATCGCGTGTATACGTTGATGCACGATCTTCAGTACCGCGAAAGTATTGTCTGGCAGAATGTGGCCTATAACCAACCGCCGCATCTGAGTTATTACCTGCCGGATCATGTCGGTGAAAATTTGAAGAAACCGGACATTTCTTATGCGGCGAATCTCGAAGAAGCTCCGGCATCGATGGAATTTGCGAAGGTTTTCGAAGCTTCTACGCCGGATACCGCAAGTGTTGGTTTCGTGGAAACGGATCACGCCGGATACTTGGGCGAAGCTTATTGGAACTTTGAAAACGTCGCAGGCTCGTTTACTTCGTATTATCTTACGTCTAAATCCGATACGACAGCGACTGTGGCCTTTGTTTATGCGAACGGGGGAACTTCTGACCGTAAAATGGTAGTGACCATGGGCGAAAACAGTTACACGGTCAGTTTCCCGCCGACGGGTTGGGATACTTGGGATACGGCTCTGGTAACGGTCACGGTTCCGCAGGGCGATTTTACCCTGACGCTCTCTTCTGCGACAACGGACGGCGGCCCGAACATTTGCGTCTTTGCTTTTGATATTTCTACGGTCGGAAAGCAGGGCGAAGATCTCTCGGGAGAGGATGATACGACTGCCATTCAGAAAACGGTTGTGTTGCATTCGAGCGCTTACAATCCGACTTTTGAAATTTTGAATACGAACGCCTCCGGCATGGCGAAGCTTGAAATCTTCGATATGCAGGGTAAGTCGATTCGTTCGATTTCGGCGAATGTGCATGTCGGCGAAAACAAGGTTTCCTTGCATAAGGAACTGCTGCCTGCAGGCATCTACATGGTAAAGGTTTCCGTGAATTCAAAACCGGTAACCGTGAAGAAGTTTACAGTCAATCCGTAG
- a CDS encoding LamG domain-containing protein, translating to MIAWIALASLFVLACSDGRTSLGNSAESGNPEIAGTIRFEDGSLAAYARVAVVPASFSAVGGDELDSVFVGVSDSLGHYSFDSVPEGGFSLEAMDESTGRQFLKLGLFATPDTTTLDVDAVLEDLGGVRLGAHGFEDGTTGYVYVPGTTILRPVTVKMGNIFVDSLPADSLYPFVFISDDGYALSLEKGVEVVSDSTVQVDAKKVSFGFKVPLNTAQIGLSEDLLHFPLTFYLDSADYDFNGMDRLEGTWSAMLCGDTIPLDVSFADPAAGKFTFWARIPKLRVNSKDTLYLSFAEGAESSFADSAKAVFKNEFIAVWHFDEGAETVNDASGNLYNGIPESLTVAEEAIAGSALHYGGTFGSVTIPGTASGEFDVSVKDSMTFSVWVKMEGNELSRVIFGKGATQYHLMYLAGSDQKSWLYEAYTDEIFGTDSTTQSARYWYRDSSALSDVWTFLTVVQDSSGAKMYVNDSLVSSTPAIGTSSDVRETDSLFIIGKLIYPRDSETNSVTHFFNGVIDELHVSRVSRSEAWIKASYANQNPAVRWPIPQAIR from the coding sequence GTGATCGCGTGGATTGCTCTCGCTTCTTTATTCGTTTTGGCGTGTTCAGACGGCAGAACATCCCTTGGAAATAGCGCAGAATCAGGAAATCCGGAAATCGCCGGTACGATTCGGTTTGAAGACGGCTCGCTTGCGGCCTATGCGCGTGTGGCAGTGGTCCCGGCCTCTTTTTCGGCTGTGGGAGGCGATGAACTCGATTCCGTTTTTGTCGGCGTTTCCGATTCCCTGGGCCATTATTCCTTTGATTCAGTTCCGGAGGGGGGATTTTCTTTAGAAGCGATGGATGAATCTACGGGTCGCCAGTTCTTGAAGCTCGGCCTTTTTGCGACTCCGGATACGACGACTCTCGATGTGGACGCTGTCTTGGAAGATCTTGGCGGTGTTCGCCTAGGTGCGCATGGCTTTGAAGATGGAACGACGGGTTACGTCTATGTTCCGGGAACGACGATTTTACGCCCGGTGACGGTCAAAATGGGGAATATCTTTGTGGATTCTCTCCCGGCGGATTCCCTTTACCCATTTGTGTTTATTTCGGATGATGGCTATGCGCTTTCCTTGGAAAAAGGCGTTGAAGTGGTTTCCGATTCGACTGTCCAAGTGGATGCGAAAAAGGTTTCGTTTGGCTTCAAGGTGCCGCTGAATACGGCGCAAATCGGCCTTTCGGAAGATCTTTTGCACTTTCCGCTCACATTCTACCTGGATTCTGCGGATTATGATTTTAATGGGATGGATCGTTTAGAGGGAACTTGGTCCGCTATGCTTTGCGGTGATACGATTCCGCTTGACGTTTCGTTTGCAGACCCTGCGGCGGGGAAGTTTACGTTTTGGGCTCGCATTCCCAAGCTCCGGGTGAATTCCAAAGATACTTTGTACCTTTCGTTTGCGGAAGGCGCGGAAAGTTCTTTTGCGGATTCGGCAAAGGCTGTTTTTAAAAATGAATTTATTGCAGTCTGGCATTTTGATGAAGGCGCAGAAACGGTGAACGATGCGTCGGGAAATTTGTACAACGGCATTCCGGAATCTTTGACGGTCGCGGAAGAAGCGATAGCGGGCAGCGCTTTGCATTACGGCGGAACTTTCGGTTCGGTCACTATTCCGGGGACTGCTAGTGGCGAATTTGACGTTTCTGTGAAGGATTCGATGACGTTCTCTGTCTGGGTTAAGATGGAAGGGAATGAACTTTCCCGTGTGATTTTTGGCAAGGGAGCAACACAGTATCATCTGATGTATCTTGCCGGTTCGGACCAAAAAAGTTGGCTCTACGAAGCTTATACGGATGAAATCTTCGGTACGGATTCTACGACGCAATCCGCACGGTACTGGTATAGGGATTCTTCGGCGTTGTCAGATGTTTGGACGTTCTTGACCGTTGTCCAGGATTCTTCGGGTGCGAAGATGTACGTGAACGATTCTCTAGTTTCTTCGACTCCTGCCATAGGGACGAGTTCGGATGTGCGTGAAACGGATAGCTTATTCATCATTGGAAAGTTGATTTATCCGCGAGATTCGGAAACGAATAGCGTGACGCATTTCTTTAACGGCGTCATCGATGAATTGCATGTGAGCCGTGTTTCACGTTCGGAAGCATGGATCAAGGCTTCTTATGCAAACCAAAACCCGGCGGTGCGTTGGCCGATTCCCCAAGCGATTCGCTAA
- the mnmG gene encoding tRNA uridine-5-carboxymethylaminomethyl(34) synthesis enzyme MnmG has translation MSAIQNSFDVVVIGGGHAGIEAAHAAWKIGVKTAMITMELDAIGRMSCNPAVGGVSKGQIVRDIDALGGLMGLLTDKAGIQFRMLNLSKGPAVWGPRAQCDLKAYSRVARETLENCKGLHLIQGELAAFDRMPNGKMELTLLSGKRFETKTLVITSGTFLASKMFTGLETSIGGRVGEPSADALSKSILSNGLRLRRLKTGTPSRLDPSTINFNILQEQPGDENPWPMSDRSAGPIDNGNCCWITRTNIKTHDILRSGFKDSPMFSGRIKGKGPRYCPSIEDKINRFGDKDGHQLFLEPETKDVERVYLNGFSSSLPAEIQLDALHTIQGLEKVRVMQIGYAVEYDSIDATQLYPTFECKTIPGLYFAGQVCGTSGYEEAAGQGMIAGINAALKTQNAEPFMLGRSESYIGVMADDLSHFLLDEPYRMFTSRAEYRLFLRSDNADSRLKDRARKIGMIDDAQYAAWETRKAEMARVQKYLAETPVTAAEINPFLEAAGQAPTRESIRLNTVLRRPGIDPEAFFQKFVPNSKLIRRDMWNLFAEEAYAGFFARQAKEIEHEKKMDRIKLAPDTDFSQISALSIESRERLAEARPLTVGSASRIPGIRPSDIMVLTHWVENH, from the coding sequence ATGAGTGCAATCCAAAATTCTTTTGACGTAGTGGTGATCGGCGGCGGTCATGCGGGTATTGAAGCGGCCCATGCGGCGTGGAAAATCGGCGTGAAAACGGCGATGATTACGATGGAATTGGATGCAATCGGCAGAATGTCGTGCAATCCGGCGGTGGGCGGGGTGAGCAAGGGCCAGATCGTTCGCGATATCGATGCGTTGGGCGGCCTTATGGGACTTTTGACGGACAAGGCGGGAATTCAGTTCCGCATGCTGAATTTGAGCAAGGGACCCGCCGTTTGGGGACCGCGTGCGCAGTGCGATTTGAAAGCTTACAGCCGAGTCGCCCGTGAAACGCTTGAAAATTGCAAAGGCTTGCACCTGATCCAGGGTGAACTCGCCGCTTTTGACCGCATGCCGAACGGCAAAATGGAACTCACGCTGCTTTCCGGCAAACGTTTTGAAACCAAAACGCTTGTCATCACGAGCGGTACCTTCCTCGCTTCCAAAATGTTCACCGGTCTTGAAACGAGCATCGGCGGGCGCGTCGGCGAACCGAGTGCAGACGCGCTCTCGAAGTCCATTCTTTCGAACGGGCTGCGCCTTCGCCGCTTAAAGACCGGTACGCCGAGCCGTCTCGATCCATCGACGATTAACTTTAACATTTTACAGGAACAGCCGGGCGACGAAAATCCTTGGCCGATGAGCGACCGCTCCGCAGGACCTATCGACAACGGCAACTGCTGCTGGATTACCCGCACGAACATTAAAACGCATGACATTCTGCGTTCGGGCTTTAAAGACAGCCCGATGTTCTCTGGCCGCATTAAGGGCAAAGGCCCGCGCTACTGCCCGAGCATTGAAGACAAAATTAACCGCTTTGGCGACAAGGACGGTCATCAGCTTTTTTTGGAACCGGAAACGAAGGATGTGGAACGCGTTTACTTGAACGGCTTCAGTTCGAGCCTTCCGGCAGAAATCCAACTCGACGCTTTGCACACGATTCAGGGGCTTGAAAAGGTGCGCGTGATGCAAATCGGTTACGCGGTCGAATACGACAGCATCGATGCGACGCAGCTTTACCCGACTTTTGAATGCAAGACGATCCCGGGACTTTACTTTGCAGGCCAGGTCTGCGGCACGAGCGGTTACGAAGAAGCCGCGGGTCAGGGAATGATCGCGGGAATCAACGCGGCTCTCAAGACCCAGAATGCGGAGCCTTTTATGCTCGGACGCTCCGAAAGTTACATCGGCGTCATGGCAGACGATCTTTCGCACTTTTTGCTCGACGAACCATACCGCATGTTCACGAGCCGCGCCGAGTACCGTCTCTTTTTGCGCTCGGACAATGCGGATTCCCGCTTAAAGGACCGCGCCCGCAAAATCGGCATGATCGACGACGCCCAGTATGCGGCTTGGGAAACTCGCAAGGCAGAAATGGCTCGCGTACAGAAGTACCTCGCCGAAACTCCGGTAACCGCCGCAGAAATCAACCCGTTCCTCGAAGCGGCAGGACAAGCTCCGACCCGTGAATCGATCCGTTTGAATACGGTTCTCCGCCGCCCGGGCATCGACCCCGAAGCGTTTTTCCAAAAGTTCGTCCCGAATTCAAAGCTTATCCGTCGTGACATGTGGAATCTTTTTGCCGAAGAGGCTTATGCCGGATTCTTTGCCCGCCAAGCGAAGGAAATCGAACACGAAAAGAAGATGGACCGCATCAAGCTTGCCCCGGATACCGATTTTAGCCAAATTTCGGCACTTTCAATCGAAAGTCGGGAGCGTTTGGCTGAAGCTCGCCCCTTGACCGTGGGCAGCGCCTCCCGCATTCCGGGAATTCGCCCTTCAGACATTATGGTGCTCACCCATTGGGTTGAAAATCATTAA